A DNA window from Pyrus communis chromosome 3, drPyrComm1.1, whole genome shotgun sequence contains the following coding sequences:
- the LOC137730050 gene encoding interactor of constitutive active ROPs 1-like: MLRSRGSEMVQRPSPRGSHQLRTSSSDSDPLHHRPITDRSPKLGVDRRSPRGTQSDPLNQKKIGMRLADLESQLGQAQEELKILKEQLASAEAAKKEAQEKLEKKIKKRVVTSEPAKIHKTHPTLEIQDSNKTDSYSSDEVPVDIQKETDVFEVPVEKVTVELMVEPSETDQVEDETKQVDKSEEPASILEAEKLSALRDLALKNDEINMLRAELEEKAKQLEVSGEESQGVKNQLNEAALNILSAQEKEKEMSLKLSQLEEELEVSKGNAGQLNEKLQATERAREALEAEMKKMRVQTEQWRKAADAAAAVLAGGVEINGRVIEPSTGGYTGFVGSPADDLDDGFGSGKRKGSGKKMFGDLWKKKGQR; encoded by the exons ATGCTGCGATCAAG GGGCTCTGAAATGGTTCAAAGGCCGTCTCCTCGAGGCTCACATCAGCTCAGGACATCAAGCTCTGATTCAGATCCACTCCATCATCGACCAATAACTGACCGAAGTCCAAAGCTAGGAGTGGATCGCCGTTCCCCAAGAGGTACACAATCTGATCCactaaaccaaaagaaaattggaaTGCGCCTCGCTGATTTGGAATCTCAGCTTGGGCAAGCACAAGAAGAGCTAAAGATACTGAAAGAGCAGTTGGCTTCAGCTGAGGCTGCAAAGAAAGAAGCACAAGAGAAactggaaaagaaaattaagaaacgaGTTGTGACTTCTGAGCCAGCGAAGATCCATAAAACGCATCCTACATTGGAAATTCAAGATTCTAACAAAACGGACAGTTATTCCTCTGATGAAGTTCCAGTTGACATCCAAAAGGAAACTGATGTTTTTGAAGTCCCAGTAGAAAAAGTTACAGTTGAGCTGATGGTTGAACCTAGTGAGACTGATCAGGTGGAAGATGAAACCAAACAAGTTGATAAATCAGAAGAACCAGCATCGATTTTGGAAGCAGAGAAACTTTCAGCCTTACGTGACCTAGCTTTGAAGAATGATGAGATAAACATGCTAAGAGCTGAGTTGGAAGAGAAGGCAAAGCAGTTAGAAGTGTCTGGTGAAGAAAGTCAGGGTGTAAAGAATCAGCTAAACGAAGCGGCATTAAATATTTTATCTGCCCAAGAAAAGGAGAAGGAAATGTCCTTGAAGTTAAGTCAGCTTGAAGAAGAGCTGGAAGTAAGTAAGGGAAATGCAGGTCAGTTGAACGAGAAGCTGCAAGCAACGGAAAGAGCAAGGGAAGCACTGGAAGcggagatgaagaagatgagagTGCAGACAGAGCAGTGGAGAAAGGCAGcagatgctgctgctgctgtacTTGCCGGGGGTGTGGAGATAAATGGTAGAGTAATTGAGCCATCAACTGGTGGCTACACGGGCTTTGTGGGGTCACCAGCTGATGACTTGGACGATGGATTCGGTAGTGGTAAAAGAAAGGGCTCCGGCAAAAAAATGTTCGGTGACTTGTGGAAAAAGAAAGGCCAGAGATag